From the Erythrolamprus reginae isolate rEryReg1 chromosome Z, rEryReg1.hap1, whole genome shotgun sequence genome, one window contains:
- the TMEM107 gene encoding transmembrane protein 107 isoform X2, whose product MPLVNGLVPSRFLVLTAHLVIVITIFWSRENNVRASLPLQCTTEEYNRRDTEMVVALSVTLGLFVVELAGFLSGVSMFNNAQSLLSTLAHASAGVALLFFMFEQWDGSLYWWIFAFCSALPAAVEIFLFVSVFGLKKKPL is encoded by the exons ATGCCGTTGGTCAACGGGCTGGTTCCCTCTCGATTTCTGGTCCTTACAGCTCATCTGGTCATTGTCATCACCATCTTCTGGTCCAGG gaAAACAATGTCcgtgcctccctccctcttcagtGTACGACAGAAGAATATAACCGCCGAGATACCGA AATGGTGGTGGCGTTGTCCGTAACCCTCGGGCTGTTTGTGGTAGAGCTGGCCGGCTTCCTCTCCGGGGTGTCCATGTTCAACAATGCGCAAAGCCTGCTTT CCACCTTGGCTCACGCTTCGGCAGGAGTAGCGCTACTCTTCTTCATGTTCGAGCAGTGGGATGGCAGCCTGTACTGGTGGATCTTTGCATTTTGCAG TGCCTTGCCTGCTGCGGTCGAGATCTTCCTGTTTGTCTCCGTCTTCGGACTCAAGAAGAAGCCGTTGTGA
- the TMEM107 gene encoding transmembrane protein 107 isoform X1: MPLVNGLVPSRFLVLTAHLVIVITIFWSRENNVRASLPLQCTTEEYNRRDTEMVVALSVTLGLFVVELAGFLSGVSMFNNAQSLLSLAAHCSASICLSFFVFERWETVTYWYILGFCSALPAAVEIFLFVSVFGLKKKPL; the protein is encoded by the exons ATGCCGTTGGTCAACGGGCTGGTTCCCTCTCGATTTCTGGTCCTTACAGCTCATCTGGTCATTGTCATCACCATCTTCTGGTCCAGG gaAAACAATGTCcgtgcctccctccctcttcagtGTACGACAGAAGAATATAACCGCCGAGATACCGA AATGGTGGTGGCGTTGTCCGTAACCCTCGGGCTGTTTGTGGTAGAGCTGGCCGGCTTCCTCTCCGGGGTGTCCATGTTCAACAATGCGCAAAGCCTGCTTT CGTTGGCCGCCCACTGCAGCGCTTccatctgcctctctttcttcgtcTTTGAGCGCTGGGAGACGGTCACGTACTGGTACATCCTGGGCTTTTGCAG TGCCTTGCCTGCTGCGGTCGAGATCTTCCTGTTTGTCTCCGTCTTCGGACTCAAGAAGAAGCCGTTGTGA